The following are encoded together in the Panthera leo isolate Ple1 chromosome B4, P.leo_Ple1_pat1.1, whole genome shotgun sequence genome:
- the CCER1 gene encoding coiled-coil domain-containing glutamate-rich protein 1: MTQTLHKSEDPLNLGGGWASSAPLGTWSSWHRRRRGAPINKRRYRSGPKSEYEPPRKQQHGPGPWFQPPRRPHWEVYSNWGRWGGPWRPPPEGCWRPPGRVQVIRVYGLQPLCLCCCSCWRGPWSPRWARPPGRKKRWGRRGRGLRRHPRRSFPRSPPVDLSTLLRPVNLYGWRAPGMRAPRNTTQFIMNQIYEDMRQQEKLERQQEALRAQQAQARGPASPEGPSWNDAPPSGGEEAAELRETLYSFEQNPPLVFPPDQSPTAQLGEEEEDDEEKNEEYDEEECDGKEEESVEEEEEEEEEEEEEEEAEAEDEEEVQEADCVDEGEEEEEEEEEEEEEEEEAEEEEDEEIEEEEEGVEGEEQREEENHLPLEMPLSFLVGAEEERENFINCTYLSPTQVIPKMPQEALFMLDDINC, encoded by the coding sequence ATGACCCAGACTCTCCACAAAAGTGAGGACCCTCTGAACCTGGGCGGCGGCTGGGCATCCTCGGCCCCGTTAGGCACCTGGTCTTCCTGGCACCGAAGGCGCAGGGGCGCTCCAATAAACAAGCGGCGCTACCGCTCTGGTCCCAAGTCTGAGTATGAGCCCCCCAGGAAGCAACAGCACGGTCCGGGCCCCTGGTTCCAACCACCCCGACGGCCCCACTGGGAGGTGTACTCTAACTGGGGGCGCTGGGGAGGGCCCTGGCGCCCACCTCCAGAGGGATGCTGGAGGCCTCCAGGCCGAGTGCAAGTGATCCGGGTGTACGGGCTGCAGCCGCTCTGCctctgctgctgctcctgctggcGCGGGCCCTGGAGCCCGCGCTGGGCCAGGCCCCCGGGCAGGAAGAAGCGCTGGGGCCGCAGGGGCCGCGGCCTGCGCCGCCACCCTCGCCGCTCCTTCCCCAGGAGCCCGCCCGTGGATCTGAGCACGCTGCTCCGGCCGGTCAACCTGTACGGGTGGCGGGCACCCGGCATGCGGGCGCCGCGGAACACCACCCAGTTCATCATGAATCAGATCTACGAGGACATGCGGCAGCAGGAGAAGCTGGAGCGCCAGCAGGAGGCGCTGCGGGCGCAGCAGGCCCAGGCGCGCGGCCCGGCCTCCCCCGAGGGCCCCTCCTGGAACGACGCGCCCCCCAGCGGCGGCGAAGAAGCCGCGGAGCTGCGGGAAACTTTGTACAGCTTTGAGCAGAACCCGCCTCTGGTCTTCCCTCCGGACCAGTCTCCGACAGcacagctgggggaggaggaggaggacgacgaggaGAAAAATGAGGAGTATGATGAGGAGGAGTGTGacgggaaggaagaggagagcgtggaggaggaggaggaggaggaggaggaggaggaggaggaggaggaggcagaggccgAAGACGAAGAGGAGGTCCAAGAGGCGGACTGTGTggatgagggggaggaggaagaggaagaggaggaggaggaagaagaggaggaggaagaggcggaagaggaagaagacgaggaaatagaagaggaggaggaaggggtggaaggggaggagcagagggaggaagagaatcacTTACCTCTGGAAATGCCTTTATCGTTCCTAGTGGGcgctgaggaagagagagagaactttatAAACTGTACTTATTTAAGCCCCACGCAGGTAATTCCCAAAATGCCGCAGGAAGCTCTCTTCATGTTAGACGACATTAACTGTTAG